From a single Solenopsis invicta isolate M01_SB chromosome 6, UNIL_Sinv_3.0, whole genome shotgun sequence genomic region:
- the LOC113005274 gene encoding E3 ubiquitin-protein ligase HUWE1-like isoform X2, whose product MEKTKLEYIRLMCQMKMTGAICKQFNGSGVFNGSGALQGFNQADCSKFLQFITGTSKVPLQSFAALEGMNGIQKFQIHREDKLTDRLSFAHICFNQLDLPVYETYDKL is encoded by the exons atggaaaagaccaaacttgaatatattaggctcatgtgtcaaatgaaaatgactgGAGCAATTTGTAAGCA attcaatggttctggtgt ATTCAATGGTTCTGGTGCATTGCAAGGTTTTAATCAAGCGGATTGTTCGAAGTTCTTACAATTTATCACTGGTACATCTAAAGTGCCGTTACAAAGTTTTGCTGCGTTAGAAGGCATGAACGGCATACAAAAGTTCCAAATTCACAGAGAAGACAAGTTGACAGATAGGCTTTCATTTGCacatatttg tttCAATCAACTGGATTTGCCAGTGTACGAGACGTATGATAAACTCTAA
- the LOC113005274 gene encoding E3 ubiquitin-protein ligase HUWE1-like isoform X3 — MEKTKLEYIRLMCQMKMTGAICKQFNGSGALQGFNQADCSKFLQFITGTSKVPLQSFAALEGMNGIQKFQIHREDKLTDRLSFAHICFNQLDLPVYETYDKL, encoded by the exons atggaaaagaccaaacttgaatatattaggctcatgtgtcaaatgaaaatgactgGAGCAATTTGTAAGCA ATTCAATGGTTCTGGTGCATTGCAAGGTTTTAATCAAGCGGATTGTTCGAAGTTCTTACAATTTATCACTGGTACATCTAAAGTGCCGTTACAAAGTTTTGCTGCGTTAGAAGGCATGAACGGCATACAAAAGTTCCAAATTCACAGAGAAGACAAGTTGACAGATAGGCTTTCATTTGCacatatttg tttCAATCAACTGGATTTGCCAGTGTACGAGACGTATGATAAACTCTAA
- the LOC113005274 gene encoding endochitinase A-like isoform X1, with protein sequence MVGSLQPVITFRTCNSLLLAKFLTISAPSEVLKSSSPLSILSSSSSVSSSPSLSSTPSLSSSINENSSLMQSCVKSTPENQEISSPVQPCIKSTPENKAILSSMQPCIKFMPGNKKTKQNVHLFKKRTKLTNRL encoded by the exons ATGGTTGGATCTTTACAGCCAGTGATAACATTCCGGACGTGCAATAGCCTAttgcttgcaaaatttttaac CATTTCTGCTCCATCTGAGGTGTTAAAATCTTCATCACCATTATCAATACTGTCGTCTTCATCATCTGTATCTTCATCTCCATCCCTATCTTCAACCCCATCTTTATCGTCaagtattaatgaaaattcGTCATTAATGCAATCATGCGTAAAATCTACGCcagaaaatcaagaaatttcgTCACCAGTACAACCATGCATAAAATCTACGCcagaaaataaagcaattttgtCATCAATGCAACCATGCATAAAATTTATGccaggaaataaaaaaacaaagcaaAATGTACACTTATTCAAGAAGCGGACGAAGTTGACAAATCGTTTATGA